The DNA region TGAGCGCGATGCAGAGCAAGATGTGCCTCAACTGATAACCGCTGGATATTTGTTGGATTATTGTTGAGCTTATTAAAGTCAACATGATGGCAGTGAACTCCATCGGATTCAGCATAAATTCCCTGCCAGCGATTCCACCAATCGGCCAGCACATGGGTAAACAACCAGGATTCCGATCGGGGATCCCAGACCATCTCATAGCCGTTGATAGTGATTCCAGTTTCCTTGTTGTCTGAAAGCTTGCGATATAGCGGCATAAGGGAGTCTTGAGGCGTTAGATCACATGCTGCCTTGTAGCTACCATCTCGCAGCATGAAACGGTGATCGGGAGTACAGACAATAGTTTCACCCGTATCCAGAGTGACTTGGATAACTTGAGCATTGGATTTTGTGACGCGGGGATTAACGATTCGTTCTAGCCCGATCGTTCCATCATGCCGAATCGTGTAACAGAAATGCTCTTTCCCTTGAGCCTGTTCATCGACAATCTGCTTGAAGCTGAGAGAACGTCCATCGGCCAGGGCAACTTGTGTATCTCCAGAAAAACAGCCACCCGCAGAATCCCCTTCCACAATGAAGATTTCTGATTCAGCGGGGTCGCGGCTGCTGCAATCCGCCAGTTTCCCTGGCAGGGTCGAAGACTCTAACACCGATTTGCGGCGTACCAGTTCCCGGGCTTTGCGGGCGGCTTCTGCGGCTCTAAAGGCTTCCACCGCCTTTTCGATGATGGCATCCGCTACGCCAGGACGAAACTCCAGATATTCCGTCAGGACTTCGCCCACCAGGGAATCGACAATGCCGCGCACTTCTGTATTCCCCAGTTTGGTCTTAGTTTGACCTTCAAACTCTGGCTCTGGTACCTTGACCGAAATCACGCCCGTCAACCCTTCCCGGATATTCTCCCCAGCCAGGTTTGGATCATTGTCCTTTAGCTTGTTCCGTTTACGGGCCAGCGCATTCATCGTCCGGGTGAGGACAGTTTTCAGTCCTTCTAAATGGGTGCCACCGTCGATCGTGCGAATATTGTTGGCAAATCCCAGCAGATTATCGGTGTAGGCATCGGCACACCATTGCAACGCTACTTCTACCTGCACATTGTTCCGTTCCCCTTGCACGTAAATCACTTCCTCGTGCAGGGGTTGCTTCTCGCGGTTCATGTAGCCAATGTATTCCCGAATTCCCCCCTCGTAGAAGTAGGTTTCGACATGGGGGTTACCGTCTTCCGGGCGATCGTCCGTAAAGGTAATTCGCACGCCACCGTTCAGAAAGGCCAGCTCTCGCAAACGGCCTGCCAGGGTGGCGTAATCAAAGACAATGCCTGTGGTGAAAATGCTGATGTCGGGCAGGAATGTAACTGAAGTGCCCGTGCGATCGTCCGCTCCTGGTTGAACGACCATATCCCCCTTTGGAATCCCCCGTTCAAACCGTTGGGTATGAATCTTGCCTTCGCGCCAGACCGTCACCTCCACCCACTCAGAGAGCGCATTGACGACGGAAATCCCAACGCCATGCAACCCCCCAGACACCTTATAGCCGCCCCCTTCACCAAACTTACCTCCGGCTCCCAGCTTGGTCAGTACCGTTTCCAGGGCAGATTTTCCAGTTCGGGGATGAATATCGGTAGGAATACCGCGCCCATCATCGACCACCGTAACGGAGCCATCCCGATTGATGGTAACGTTGATGTTTTTACAGTAGCCTGCCAGAGCTTCGTCAACGGAGTTGTCAACAACCTCGTACACTAGATGGTGGAGTCCTCTGGATCCGGTGCTACCAATGTACATTCCTGGGCGTTTGCGAACATGCTCAATCCCTTCCAGGACTTGAATCTGCTCAGCACCGTAATAGTTTGTCATGCGATCAGTGCTCCAACCAAAATAAGCGCTCTCAAAAATGATTCCAGCTTAAAAGACCAAAATCATCCAAAATTGTAACACAAAAGGCTTACAAGCGGTTTTAGATACCTTTCCTGCACTATTTCAGGTAGGGGTTAACCAGTAATTCACGTCTATGTCTTCTGCCAGTCTTAGTCTAGCAAAAAGCAGTACATATATACCATCATTAATTGTCTTGTGTGGCCCCACTGCAACCGGCAAGTCTGGCTTAGCGATCGCGCTTGCAAAACGCTTGCATTGTGTCATTCTCAGTGCCGATTCGCGCCAAGTGTATCGAGAATTTAACATTGGCACTGCCAAACCCTCGATCGCCGATCAGCAAGCTGTGCCCCACTACCTGATCGACATCTGCGACCCCACAGAAACTCTGACCTTGGCGGAGTATCAGCAGCAGGCACAGGAGTTGATCGACCAAATGCAGGCAGGGCAGAAGGCAGAAGGCGGAAGGCAGAAGGCAGGTGGAGGAGGTGAGGACGGTGGGAAGGGTGGGGAAGGTAGGGAAGAAAAATGCAAAATTTCTTATCCTCCCCCCTCTCCCCTCCTCGTTGGTGGAACTGGCCTTTATATTCGCTCCATCACGCGAGGATTGAAAATTCCCAGGGTGCCGCCCCAGCCAGAGTTGCGATCGCAACTGGAAGCCTTGGGACAACCGCAGTGTTATGCGCTGCTGCAACAGGTCGATGCGGTATCAGCGGCGAAAATTCATCCCCATGATCAGGTGCGCACGGTGCGATCGCTGGAAGTCTTTTACACTACAGGTCGTCCCATGTCGGAGCAGCAGGGGGAGCATCCTCCGTCCTATCCGATTCTGCAAATTGGGCTGGATTGCCGGGATACGGAGAAACTACGGCAGCGAATTGCTCATCGCACCGAACAGATGATTGCCGATGGCTTGGTGGCTGAAGTCGATTATCTTTGCCAGAAGTATGGCTCTGCTCTGCCGTTGTTGAATACGCTGGGCTATGCCGAATTCAAGCAGCATCGTGCAGGACAGCTTTCTCTGGCTGAGGCAAAGGAGTTGACGATTTTGCATACCCGTCAGTTTGCTAAGCGACAGCGTACCTGGTTTCAGGCCGATCCAACGATTGAGTGGTTTGATGCAGATGCCCCTGACCTGTTCGAGCAAGTATGCCTACGGGTAGAAAAATTCCTGGATAGCCTGCTCACCACTGCGAACAAACACTAAAATGTTTGCATTAGAACTATTTGAATAGCAAACTCCGGCTTCATGAAACCAGATATGGACACTGCAGCGCCCCCCCAGGAATCTACAGCCCTTACAGCGGCTCAGAAGGCTGCTCAAGAACCTGCTCTCGCGTTAATGCGGGATCTGGTGCGCACCTATCAAGCCTTTTATGCCTACGACGAGGAACAGATCCGGCAATGGGGGCTGACGGTGCCGCAATTTGATGTGATTTGTACGTTGGGAAACACATCTGGGCTAATGATGGGTCAGATAGCCGAAAAGACCCTGGTGACCAAGGGAACGTTAACGGGCATTATCGATCGCCTGGAAAGCAAAGGACTGGTTCGCCGAGAAGTGCCACCAGAAAATCGCCGTTGCTTCATTGTGGTGCTCACCGCCAAAGGGCAGCAAATGTTTGAAGAAATTTTCCCCGCTCACATTACTTATCTGAAGCAGCGATTGAGTGTACTTAGCAGCGAGGAAATGCAACAGATTCAAACCGCCTTACACCGCTTAAGAGAACTATTTTAATTGAATTGAAACGGTACTACTGTTCCTGAACCAGTCGTAAATAGTTTTGCTGCAACCGCAGGTGATCATCGGCCAACCCATCACTCATGGCTTTTTCGGCATCGCTTAAGCGTTCCCAAAATGCCGCCGATCGCCGAGCCGCTAGCACTTCTGCCCACAACTTTTGTAATACTTCTGAAGTGGCTGCATCCATATTCAGACTATCTTGCAAATCTAGAAACTGGCGATCGGCTTCTGCCTGAGTTTTGGGATCCAAAGCCAGTACTAGACAGTCTTTTAACAGATTGACCTGATTTTGGCTGAGAGAGTGGTTCATAATCAGAAAAATGATTGTGACAACTGCCAGCAGTTTTCTTTACATTTCTTAAGGTAGCATTGAAATTGGTGGTCTGTGGCTGGCAACAGTCCTCCCATTGATAGATATTTGTGGAGCTATGACGAAACAGCGGGTTCTTTCTGGAGTTCAGCCGACGGGTAATCTGCACCTGGGGAATTACCTGGGAGCCATTCGCAACTGGGTGGCAGGACAAAGTCAATACGATAACTTTTTCTGCGTCGTCGATTTGCACGCTATCACCGTCCCGCACAACCCAGAAACCCTGGCCGCAGATACGTATACCATTGCTGCCCTGTACTTGGCCTGCGGGATTGATCTGCAATACTCCACGATTTTTGTCCAGTCCCACATTTCCGCACACAGTGAACTGACCTGGCTGCTCAACTGCATTACGCCGTTGAACTGGTTGGAGGACATGATCCAGTTCAAAGAAAAAGCCGTCAAGCAGGGGCAGAATGTCAGCATGGGGTTACTGGATTACCCGGTGCTGATGGCTGCTGATATTGTCCTGTACGATGCCGATAAGGTGCCCGTGGGCGAAGACCAGAAACAACACATTGAACTCACCCGCGATATTGTTGATCGCCTTAACCACCAGTTTGGTAAAGGCAAAGCTGTCCTGAAATCTCCGGCCCCATTAATTCAAACGGATGGAGCGCGGGTGATGAGCCTAACCGATGGCACCAAGAAAATGTCGAAGTCCGATCCGTCGGATATGAGCCGGATTAATTTGCTGGATTCCCCGGACGTGATTCAAACCAAGATCAAGAAGTGTAAGACCGATCCCGTGAAAGGGCTGGTATTTGGAGATGCCGATCGCCCCGAATGCAACAATCTCCTTACCCTCTATATGCTGATGTCGGGTAAGTCCAAAGAGGCAGTCGCGGCTGAATGTGCCGATATGGGTTGGGGACAATTCAAACCCATGCTGACGGAAGCGACGATCGCCCACCTGAAACCGATTCAAGACAAATACCACGAGATCATGGCGGATCCGGGCTATCTGGACTCAATACTCAAGGAAGGACGGGAGAAAGCAGGCGCGATCGCTCATCAGACCTTGTTACGAGTCAAAAAAGCGCTGGGCTATTCACTGCCGTTGTAATCAGTCAGTGGTCATTTGGGGCCTTTGTTATTCACGTCATGATCCATGACCCATGACCAAGGGCGAATGACCGATCGCCTTGTTTCAGACTGAAGCTAGAAGTTCTCCGAAATGAGACAATCAGTCCTGTCTACCTCAATGCAAGCAGGACTTTAGCAGCGATGACTCTCAACCGACGCACCTTTTTGTACTTGTTAGGAGCCAGTGCTGGAGCCGCGGGGCTGGGATTGGCAGCAGAACCAACCTGGGCCGCAGAATCTCCAAAAGGGCCGTTTACCCTGCCCCCCCTCCCCTATGCCTATGACGCATTAGAGCCACACATTGACAAAGCCACAATGCAATTTCATCACGACAAGCATCATGCCGCTTATGTCAATAATTTAAATGCTGCCGTCGCTAAGTATCCCCAATTGCAAACCAGAAGTGTCGAATCCCTGATTCAGAACTTAAACAGTCTGCCCGAAGACATCCGCACGACGGTTCGTAATAACGGTGGGGGGCATCTCAATCACACAATGTTTTGGGAAATCATGGGGCCGCAGGCAGGAGGCGCACCTACAGGAGCGATCGCCACTGCTATTAACGAGTCTTTTGGTAGCTTTGAGGAATTCAAAAAACAGTTCAATGATGCCGGAGCCAAGCGATTTGGCAGTGGTTGGGCTTGGTTGACCATCGATCGCATGGGTAAACTGCAGGTCAGCAGTACCGCGAACCAGGATTCTCCCCTGATGGAAGGCCGCTATCCCATTCTGGGCAATGACGTTTGGGAACACGCCTATTATTTGAAGTACCAGAATCGCCGCGCCGATTACTTGAATGCCTGGTGGAACGTGGTCAACTGGGAGGCGGTGAACCAGCGACTGAGACAGGCGAAGGTATCGATTGGCTAAGCCACAAGCTGGCAGCCTAAAGCAAACCCCGAAAAGTCAGGAACTAACCCTTACCTGGGTCGCCCATTGTGGCTGATTCATCCGGCTCAGATGTCGGATGGGAATGGCTTGATGCGATCGTTCAACCAGAAAATACCATCCTGAAATTTGAGCTTGATAGAATAACAACACACTGACTTAACAAGTATTAACTTGTCCAGAATCGATGGATATTGGAGTTTCTTCGACCGAAGTATTTAACCTGCATGTTTTGTTGGAGCAAACAGAGACAGGGCGAATGATTGCTTCGATCGCCGAATTGGCAAACTGCCAGGTCGAAGCAGACACCCGCAAAGAAGCGCTGGCAGCTATTCAAGACTTGGTGAGCGATCGCTTAAACAATGCTGAGGTTGTACCGCTGACTGTCCCCCTCAAGCAATTGGATCGAGACAATCCGTGGACAGAGTTTATTGGCATGTTTGCAGACGATGCCGAGTTTGCAGAAATGGCAGCAGAATGGCAGGTAGAGCGGGAACAGGATGAAGATGACCAGGCATGAGCCTTTGGATTTTGGATACAGACCACGTTTCGTTGGTATTGGCAGGACATCTACAGGTTAGCCGTCGAGTTGCAGAATTAGGAGCAGATGTCGCGATTACCGTTGTGTCTGTTCAGGAGCTTTTTAACGGTTGGGTTGCGCGGATCAATCAAGCAAAGGAGATTGAGGATTTTGTCCGCTTATACGGCAAATTGAGCCAGACGATCGCCTTGTGCGGGCGAATCCCTATTGCAGCATTTGATCAGGTGGCTGGCGATCACTATCAACAAATGATGATCAATACGCCATCGTTGTCAAAAAGGCGCTTGCAAAAAGATATGCGAATTGCGGCAATTGCACTTTCAACTGGAGCGATTCTGGTCACCCGTAACTATCGAGATTTCTCTCTGGTTCCAGGATTGCTATTGGAAGATTGGACTCAAGTCAGATGAGCGAGCGCTGTTGCAGCAGGAGCGATCGTCCGCCAAAATCCAAAACCTGAAACCCAGGATGTCTTTATCCTTCCCCATCTCCCCCACCCCCTCACACCCCACACCCCTTCTCAAAATCACCGTCTTACTTTTGCAGTTTCTCAATATGCAGACATGATCCTCAAGAGTGATGCGATCGCACTCCGGATCTGATTAAATCAGTCCAGTTTGCTTCAGAAAGCTGAGATCCTTAAAACTTTCGATTATTTGGTATTCAGAGAGACAATTTACGAAAAGATCTGAATAACTCTTTTCATGTCCAGAACTGTAGTTTCTTTAATGGGTCACTCCGGTTTGTTGGACTGAGTTTAGTTCGTTCTGCCTTCAGGAGACTGTCATGAAATCGATTCGTTGGCGCAGAATACTTACCCCTCTATTTCTCTGTTTATTATTGTTCGTCACGGCCTGTCAGCCCAATCCACCGTCTCGCTATTCCCAGGTGCAAAAGGAAACCTCTGGTCGGGGTGCTCCGGCTGCTGTGTCAAAAGTGGCTGAGCGGGGGTCTACCTTCAATGAATTCTTCCCCAGAAAAGTGAAAGGCTACGACATTGTTCCGGCTCAGGAGAAGAAGGGTTTTGCTGAATACAAAGTCAATAAAGATGGCAAAAATGTAGCCATGATTTCGATTAGTGACACCACCAGTCTGCCCAGTGCTGCCGCGAAGTACCAGACGGCCACCAGTAAAATTGCTGGGTATCCCGCTGTGGATCAGGGCACGAACGCGACGGGGATTCTGGTGAATGGCTATCAGGTGAAAGTGCTATCCCGTGACCCTTCCTTTACCCGAGACGATCGCGTCGCCTGGTTGCAAAAAGTTGACCTGAAAGGCTTGGCGAAACTGAAGCCGGCCCTGGCTCCAACCGCCTCAAAACCGGTCACGGCTCCTTCTGTGACACCCAAAACTCCAGCCTATCCTCAAAGGACAACGCCAGTACTGACTCCTCAGCCCGCTGGTTGATCCCTGTTTCTGTGTCTTACCTTTAACTATGCCTGCTACGTCTCAAAAAATTTTCATTCCTGCTGTTCTAAGTTTGGCGCTGGTTGTGGGAGCGTGTGCCCCTGAGCCGCCATCGCGGTACGACCAAGTGCAAAAAGAAACCTCTCAAAAGGGAAGCTCTGCTGTTTCTAAGGAAGCCGTAAACGGTAGCCAATTTAATAAATTTTTTCCGAAGTCAGGCAATGGGTACTCCGTTGTTCCGTCTCAGGAGAAAAAAGGCTTTGCCGAACATAAGGTCAACCGAGGGGGCAAGAATGTCGCGGTGTTGTCAATTAATGACACGATTAGTAACCCCTCAGCGGCTGAAAAGTATCAGCAAAGTACCACCAAAATTGCTGGCTACCCGGCATTACCACAAGGACAAACAGGAACAGGAGTGCTAGTGGGCGATCGCTTTCAGGTGAAAGCTCAATCCCGTGATCCCTCCTTTACAGCGCAGGATCGCGTTGCCTGGATTCAAAAATTTGACCTGAATGGTCTATCCAAACTGAAATAAGGAGCTCCGATTGTGAGTAAACCCATTTTTGAACTGGTAGATGAGCTACCCACAGGGGGTCTGACGGTGACTGCCCTGCGATCGTTGGATTTTCTCCTTCCCGGCCAATGGCAAAATCTGACCGGATTTGACAATACGATTCGGGCCGTCACCGGAGAAACCGACGAAAGTTTAATTCAACAAATTGGCGAACGAGCTGTTGCCCTCTACAACGACAAGTCTCAGGGCTATCAACGGGCACTCTGGCTCTATGAAACCGTAGAATCCGGATCCGGCTTACTGGGTACAGCAGCCTTAGCCAACCGGATTGGTCAGGATACCTTTCTGGGCTTCCTCAAAAATATCACCCCCAAACCGGAAAAGGCGCAAAGCATTGACCTGTGCGTCAAACTGGTGACGGAACTGGTAGCCTTTTGCCAGATTAACGGCATTCCAGGAGATAGCATTGGTGATTTCCTGGCTGCTCTCGGCGACTACAGCGGCGAATCCCTGATGCGGATGGCAGCCCTGGTTTGCTTTGACGGAGTGATTCCCCTGGGGCCGGCCTTTGCCGAAAAAGCACTGTCTATTTTTCAGGGAACCAGCCCCCAAGAGTTAGAAGGTAATCAAACATTCAAGAGCGTTCAGGAACTGATTCCTGGCAATAACCCATCCGAAAAGGGCGGCTTTATTGCCCAAAGTTTTGACTCCACAAAAGGTTGGATGCAAAACTTTGTCAATTCCAATAATGTCACCCGAGAAGGGCTAATGGGTCGCCTGAAAGGATTCATCGATTTCACGGATGATAAAGCAGACTACCTGGGTGCCTTACTGGATATGAACGTCAAGTATTACCGCCACACGGGGATACAAACTCTGGCTCGCCGTCTGATCGAACGTGCTGTTGCTGAGATTTAGGGTTGAACGGTGATCCGTTCCAGACCCTGGTAGAACTCATTCAGTGGTTTAGCCTCAATCTGTGGCATCCCACCAGCCAACCCTTTCGGGGGGTGTGGGGGAGATCGGACCCCACGTAGCGGGGGACCGGGGGGAAGTCCCCCGGATCTAGACTTGGGGTTGTACCAAGATGTGTGTACACAGTAGCTCCTGTGGGAGAGGTCCAGGGTGAGGGCAGACTTGACGAAGGTTTCAAGCAAGTCGCACATTGCGTCAGTAACGAAGCTCCAATAACTCGGTGTTTTCCGAAATTGGAAAGCGACTTGCCTGAAAAGCCAAAGCTTTCTGGCTAAGGTTTCTTTATTCTGAAAATGAAAGTAAAACCAATCATAGTCTTTTTATCTACCTTGGATTATTCCAATAAGGATGCTTTCTTAGGGTGCCCTCTCCTAGCTAATGCCCCCTAGTTGCTGCCATTTTAAAGCTACCGGGTGAGCACTTCCCTTTGATGTTTATCATCAGGATGCTGTAATCGAGCAAATTAGCCCTATCGTTTCCAGACGATAGTTGCTGAGCCCACTTAACCCCCACTTAACCTCAAGGAGTGGGGGTTTTTTAATGATTAGGGAGTAAACCAGTACACTCTACTGTTTTGCAAGAGTGCTCGTTCAGAGGGATTTAAGGCAACTTTGTTCAATAGAGAAAGCTGCAAGTCTTTCAGTTCAG from Leptodesmis sichuanensis A121 includes:
- the gyrB gene encoding DNA topoisomerase (ATP-hydrolyzing) subunit B, giving the protein MTNYYGAEQIQVLEGIEHVRKRPGMYIGSTGSRGLHHLVYEVVDNSVDEALAGYCKNINVTINRDGSVTVVDDGRGIPTDIHPRTGKSALETVLTKLGAGGKFGEGGGYKVSGGLHGVGISVVNALSEWVEVTVWREGKIHTQRFERGIPKGDMVVQPGADDRTGTSVTFLPDISIFTTGIVFDYATLAGRLRELAFLNGGVRITFTDDRPEDGNPHVETYFYEGGIREYIGYMNREKQPLHEEVIYVQGERNNVQVEVALQWCADAYTDNLLGFANNIRTIDGGTHLEGLKTVLTRTMNALARKRNKLKDNDPNLAGENIREGLTGVISVKVPEPEFEGQTKTKLGNTEVRGIVDSLVGEVLTEYLEFRPGVADAIIEKAVEAFRAAEAARKARELVRRKSVLESSTLPGKLADCSSRDPAESEIFIVEGDSAGGCFSGDTQVALADGRSLSFKQIVDEQAQGKEHFCYTIRHDGTIGLERIVNPRVTKSNAQVIQVTLDTGETIVCTPDHRFMLRDGSYKAACDLTPQDSLMPLYRKLSDNKETGITINGYEMVWDPRSESWLFTHVLADWWNRWQGIYAESDGVHCHHVDFNKLNNNPTNIQRLSVEAHLALHRAHLEKTLHRPDVVDKCREIRQSEAFRAMMSDRMRQPETRQILSEQAKAQWQNAAYKTFMMNKWREFYNSDAVYQQQNHTQLLQAQQAYWSDAANRLAQSERVAAYFAAHPEVRQQFSEQSTQQWRDQDLLSWRSEKTKEQWTPEFRAKRRAALSQTYYRKTIAALKQVEVEQGSLDLVAYQRLRLQLRDKSLLRFDTFCQRYFDGNEFLAREAIANYNHKIVSIKWLTELIDVYDIEVPHTHNFALASGVFVHNSAKQGRDRRFQAILPLRGKILNIEKTDDAKIYKNAEIQALITALGLGIKGEEFDASQLRYHRVVIMTDADVDGAHIRTLLLTFFYRYQRDMVDQGYVYIACPPLYKIERGRNHYYCYSDRERDQLIATFPENAKYEIQRFKGLGEMMPEQLWDTTMNPESRTLKRVEIEDAAEADRVFTVLMGDRVAPRREFIETYGPKLNLEDLDI
- the miaA gene encoding tRNA (adenosine(37)-N6)-dimethylallyltransferase MiaA; this encodes MSSASLSLAKSSTYIPSLIVLCGPTATGKSGLAIALAKRLHCVILSADSRQVYREFNIGTAKPSIADQQAVPHYLIDICDPTETLTLAEYQQQAQELIDQMQAGQKAEGGRQKAGGGGEDGGKGGEGREEKCKISYPPPSPLLVGGTGLYIRSITRGLKIPRVPPQPELRSQLEALGQPQCYALLQQVDAVSAAKIHPHDQVRTVRSLEVFYTTGRPMSEQQGEHPPSYPILQIGLDCRDTEKLRQRIAHRTEQMIADGLVAEVDYLCQKYGSALPLLNTLGYAEFKQHRAGQLSLAEAKELTILHTRQFAKRQRTWFQADPTIEWFDADAPDLFEQVCLRVEKFLDSLLTTANKH
- a CDS encoding MarR family winged helix-turn-helix transcriptional regulator, with protein sequence MDTAAPPQESTALTAAQKAAQEPALALMRDLVRTYQAFYAYDEEQIRQWGLTVPQFDVICTLGNTSGLMMGQIAEKTLVTKGTLTGIIDRLESKGLVRREVPPENRRCFIVVLTAKGQQMFEEIFPAHITYLKQRLSVLSSEEMQQIQTALHRLRELF
- a CDS encoding DUF2220 domain-containing protein, which translates into the protein MNHSLSQNQVNLLKDCLVLALDPKTQAEADRQFLDLQDSLNMDAATSEVLQKLWAEVLAARRSAAFWERLSDAEKAMSDGLADDHLRLQQNYLRLVQEQ
- the trpS gene encoding tryptophan--tRNA ligase, whose product is MTKQRVLSGVQPTGNLHLGNYLGAIRNWVAGQSQYDNFFCVVDLHAITVPHNPETLAADTYTIAALYLACGIDLQYSTIFVQSHISAHSELTWLLNCITPLNWLEDMIQFKEKAVKQGQNVSMGLLDYPVLMAADIVLYDADKVPVGEDQKQHIELTRDIVDRLNHQFGKGKAVLKSPAPLIQTDGARVMSLTDGTKKMSKSDPSDMSRINLLDSPDVIQTKIKKCKTDPVKGLVFGDADRPECNNLLTLYMLMSGKSKEAVAAECADMGWGQFKPMLTEATIAHLKPIQDKYHEIMADPGYLDSILKEGREKAGAIAHQTLLRVKKALGYSLPL
- a CDS encoding superoxide dismutase, with translation MTLNRRTFLYLLGASAGAAGLGLAAEPTWAAESPKGPFTLPPLPYAYDALEPHIDKATMQFHHDKHHAAYVNNLNAAVAKYPQLQTRSVESLIQNLNSLPEDIRTTVRNNGGGHLNHTMFWEIMGPQAGGAPTGAIATAINESFGSFEEFKKQFNDAGAKRFGSGWAWLTIDRMGKLQVSSTANQDSPLMEGRYPILGNDVWEHAYYLKYQNRRADYLNAWWNVVNWEAVNQRLRQAKVSIG
- a CDS encoding type II toxin-antitoxin system VapC family toxin, with amino-acid sequence MSLWILDTDHVSLVLAGHLQVSRRVAELGADVAITVVSVQELFNGWVARINQAKEIEDFVRLYGKLSQTIALCGRIPIAAFDQVAGDHYQQMMINTPSLSKRRLQKDMRIAAIALSTGAILVTRNYRDFSLVPGLLLEDWTQVR